The genomic stretch AACATGGTCCACCTGACCAACTGCGTCATCAACGGGCTGCCGGAGCGCTTCCCGAAGCTCAAGTGGATCTGGATGGAGAGCGGCCTCGCCTGGATTCCGTTCATGATGCAGCGGCTCGACAACGAGTACATGATGCGGACCTCCGAAGCACCGCTCCTGAAGATGAAGCCGTCCGAGTACATGCGGCGGAACTTCTACTACACCACCCAGCCCATCGAAGACGGCGACCTGGACGCGCTCCAGCAGACGCTGAAGATGATTCGCGCCGAGACACAGCTGCTCTTCGCGTCGGACTATCCACACTGGGACTTCAATCTTCCCAGCACGATCTATGACCTGCCGTTCCTCTCGGAGAACGCCAAGCGGCGCATCCTCGGTGAGAACGCCCGTGAGCTGTTCAAGCTGGAGCGCCTGCCCCACCATGAGCCGGTCGGTCCGGGCGCGCCGTGACCCCCGGGGCAGTGTCGTCAGACAGGCCGTCCGCGTCGCCGGGGGCGGCGCGGACGCCGAGCACACCCTGCGGGCCAACCGGACGGCGACGCTGAGCGCTGGCGCGGGGCCGACGACCTGGACTACGCCTGCACCTGTCATCTGCCGCAGCGGTAGCCGGCGGCCACGCGGGAGTGTCCACCCGAAAGCGCGGCCCCGCGGTCCAGACGGCTTCTCGGGGCCAAGCGAAGCACTGGTGGCGGCCGGGACGGCGTAGACGCTGCCCCGGCCCTACGACTCCGCGATGGTAGCCCTGACGGGCAGCGCGTAGTGCTCTGCGATCTGCGCGGCAGCGTCAGCCGGCGACAGATTCGTCGTGTCGAGGGTCAGGAGCGGCTCGAACGGCAACCTGGCGAACGGGTCCTTGTTCTCGAACAGGCGCAGGATCACGGCGGGATCGGTCGGCTTGCTCTCGCTGAGGCGCGACTCGCTCGCGATCCGCGTCAGCCAGACATCACGCCGGCAGGTCAGTTGCACGAACACCGTCATGCAGCCACCGGCGGCAACGACGTCGGTGAGCGACTGGATGAAGGCGTGCTGAGCCGCCGAGCCGGTGTTGACATTGGTCACGACGAGATCGACGTTGGCGCGGACGGCCTCCTCCATCATCGTCAGCCGAAACTGGCGCACCAGTCGGGTGAAATCGGCGGTTCCATGCGGGAACAGCGTGCTCACCAGATTGACCGTCAGATGGTTGTGGAGCAGCCTGAACCCGGTCTGTGCGACGAGTTCCCGTGCCACCGTGAGCTT from Chloroflexota bacterium encodes the following:
- a CDS encoding AAA family ATPase, which produces MRVVYVYGPPGVGKLTVARELVAQTGFRLLHNHLTVNLVSTLFPHGTADFTRLVRQFRLTMMEEAVRANVDLVVTNVNTGSAAQHAFIQSLTDVVAAGGCMTVFVQLTCRRDVWLTRIASESRLSESKPTDPAVILRLFENKDPFARLPFEPLLTLDTTNLSPADAAAQIAEHYALPVRATIAES